In one window of Burkholderia multivorans ATCC BAA-247 DNA:
- a CDS encoding CBS domain-containing protein, with amino-acid sequence MTKVADVMTRDAATIGPTQTLRDAAKLMDDLNVGALPVCDGTRLIGMLTDRDIVVRAVSMGVPPDESIEGVVSGPANWCYEDDDIAEVQKKMEDAQIRRVPVVDREKRLVGIVALGDLATSADGGMSSTLGAVSSPSRPER; translated from the coding sequence ATGACGAAAGTAGCTGATGTAATGACGCGCGACGCCGCGACGATCGGGCCGACGCAGACGCTGCGCGATGCGGCGAAGCTGATGGACGACCTGAACGTCGGCGCGCTGCCGGTGTGCGACGGAACGCGGCTGATCGGGATGCTGACGGACCGCGACATCGTCGTGCGCGCGGTGTCGATGGGCGTGCCGCCCGACGAGTCGATCGAGGGCGTCGTCAGCGGACCCGCGAACTGGTGCTACGAGGACGACGACATCGCGGAGGTCCAGAAGAAGATGGAGGACGCGCAGATCCGTCGCGTGCCGGTGGTCGACCGCGAGAAGCGGCTGGTCGGCATCGTCGCGCTCGGCGATCTCGCGACCTCGGCCGACGGCGGCATGTCGTCGACGCTCGGTGCCGTCTCGTCGCCGTCGCGGCCGGAGCGCTGA
- a CDS encoding glycosyltransferase family 9 protein, which yields MAVIPFAASMQKSAADTPPLARPLRSIVVFRALRLGDMLCAVPALRALRDAQPAAAIRLVTLQAAAQWMGRYDRYVDDIAVFPGDARLPESTIDEAARADFDATLARWQPDLAIQMHGDGRVTNAIVGRFGARAVAGFTRTDAVPATRAWLPYPDCGPEPLRLLRLVRALGAATPSTDAPHLEFPLTPADHAELRDSGLLARLGDRPLLCVHPGASAAHKRWPPDAFAHVARHLAACHRLTIVLTGSAAEQPLARHVAALTGGDTIDATCGLSIGAMAALISRARLLLCNDTGVSHLAAALRVPSVVVFGRADPERWAPLDRDRHVCVRDPDATRVNDVLEAGCMLLSRDTRAQAAAALSPPRGDVSAR from the coding sequence ATGGCCGTGATCCCGTTTGCCGCGTCGATGCAGAAGAGCGCCGCCGATACGCCGCCGCTCGCGCGCCCGCTGCGCTCGATCGTCGTGTTCCGCGCACTGCGGCTCGGCGACATGCTGTGTGCCGTCCCCGCCCTGCGCGCGCTGCGCGACGCGCAGCCGGCGGCCGCGATCCGCCTCGTCACGCTGCAGGCGGCCGCGCAGTGGATGGGCCGCTACGATCGCTACGTCGACGACATCGCGGTTTTTCCCGGCGATGCGCGGCTGCCGGAGAGCACGATCGACGAAGCGGCACGCGCGGACTTCGATGCGACGCTTGCGCGCTGGCAGCCCGATCTCGCGATCCAGATGCATGGCGACGGCCGCGTGACGAACGCGATCGTCGGCCGGTTCGGCGCGCGGGCCGTCGCCGGCTTCACGCGCACCGATGCCGTGCCCGCGACGCGCGCGTGGTTGCCGTATCCGGACTGCGGCCCCGAGCCGCTGCGCCTGCTGCGGCTCGTACGCGCACTCGGCGCAGCGACGCCGTCGACCGACGCGCCGCACCTCGAATTTCCGCTGACGCCGGCCGACCACGCGGAGCTGCGCGACAGCGGGCTCCTCGCACGGCTCGGCGACCGGCCGCTGCTCTGCGTGCATCCGGGTGCGAGCGCCGCGCACAAGCGCTGGCCTCCCGACGCGTTCGCGCACGTCGCGCGCCATCTCGCCGCCTGTCACAGGCTGACGATCGTGCTGACCGGGTCCGCGGCCGAGCAGCCGCTCGCGCGTCATGTCGCCGCGCTTACCGGCGGCGACACGATCGACGCGACCTGCGGGCTGTCGATCGGCGCGATGGCCGCGCTGATCTCGCGTGCCCGGCTCCTGCTCTGCAACGACACCGGCGTGTCGCATCTCGCGGCCGCGCTGCGCGTGCCGAGCGTCGTCGTATTCGGCCGCGCGGACCCCGAACGCTGGGCCCCGCTCGACCGCGACCGCCACGTGTGCGTGCGCGACCCCGACGCGACGCGCGTGAACGACGTGCTCGAAGCGGGCTGCATGCTGCTGTCGCGCGATACGCGCGCGCAGGCGGCGGCCGCGCTGTCGCCGCCGCGCGGCGACGTGTCCGCGCGCTAG
- a CDS encoding zinc ribbon-containing protein, whose product MTAHAGEKAEKTGDFRCEKCHRSTHVREGERIPKCPHCGNDTYGERTREPGNKG is encoded by the coding sequence ATGACGGCTCATGCAGGCGAGAAAGCGGAGAAGACGGGCGACTTCCGCTGCGAGAAGTGCCATCGCTCGACGCACGTGCGCGAGGGCGAGCGGATTCCGAAGTGTCCGCATTGCGGCAACGACACGTACGGCGAGCGCACGCGCGAGCCCGGCAACAAGGGGTGA
- a CDS encoding MgtC/SapB family protein, producing the protein MDTMPIVLQWGDILARVALSLVAGALVGFDRSEAGKTAGLRTAMLVCAAACLAMLQVNALLGQSGKTPQSFAQLDLMRLPLGILTGMGFIGGGAILHRDGLVTGVTTAATLWFVTVIGLCIGGGQLQLGALGLAVGLVVIWPLRHVEQRLRRTRTALVTVEYEIASTSRDRLLALMREAGFKCRVRAFHEAATQSLREETFVVQWRETPDNDAMVHRLTGMAGPAGLKSIRCSAEN; encoded by the coding sequence ATGGACACGATGCCGATCGTTCTTCAATGGGGCGACATCCTCGCCCGCGTCGCACTGTCGCTGGTCGCCGGCGCGCTGGTCGGCTTCGACCGCAGCGAGGCCGGCAAGACGGCCGGCCTGCGCACGGCGATGCTCGTCTGCGCCGCCGCGTGCCTGGCGATGCTGCAGGTGAACGCGCTGCTCGGGCAGAGCGGCAAGACGCCGCAAAGCTTCGCGCAGCTCGATCTGATGCGGCTCCCGCTCGGGATCCTGACCGGCATGGGCTTTATCGGCGGCGGCGCGATCCTGCATCGCGACGGGCTCGTCACCGGCGTGACGACGGCCGCGACGCTGTGGTTCGTCACGGTGATCGGGCTTTGCATCGGCGGCGGGCAATTGCAGCTGGGCGCGCTCGGGCTCGCGGTCGGGCTGGTCGTCATATGGCCGCTGCGGCACGTCGAGCAGCGGCTGCGGCGCACGCGCACCGCGCTCGTGACGGTCGAATACGAGATCGCGTCGACGAGCCGCGACCGCCTGCTCGCGCTGATGCGCGAGGCTGGCTTCAAATGCCGCGTGCGCGCGTTTCACGAAGCGGCGACGCAGTCGCTGCGCGAGGAAACCTTCGTCGTGCAATGGCGCGAAACGCCCGACAACGACGCGATGGTGCACCGGCTCACGGGCATGGCGGGCCCCGCCGGCCTGAAATCGATCCGCTGTTCGGCGGAGAACTGA
- a CDS encoding DUF4254 domain-containing protein produces the protein MQPIHAADITYFHDAALLARVDDDCGATVDDVGPAWRQIHRNHDCNASLWRHEDEARRRDVADRAIVENKRAIDRLNQQRNDAVEALDEVLLAALPPAHADARLNSETAGSMIDRLSILALKIHHMGLQLARDDVDAAHRASCRAKLERLREQRTDLAACLDALLADAAAGTARFKVYRQYKMYNDPALNPYLGGRVANDTAAANAGSVAATAASAAASAEATRDDAAEPAAPDDPPPTRPTDVPPDMPPTPPMDVLPDAPPTPPGPPPGLPRGAAADANLAASRHAAHTSHDAHDAHDTIDRPSPTQTASHAVDVLIPTCDRPHALALTLTTVALQTHRPLRVVVSDQSAVAAADDALLRAAVRFAGAQGVDVQIERHVPAMGLAEQRAFLLAHARAPRCLYVDDDVILEADLVARLVHALDTQRCGFVGSALHGLSHIDDVRAHHQQVEFWDGRVRPEVLAPGGPEWARHHLHSAANLYHAQCRLRVPRDASRVYRVAWVGGCVLFDTAKLRASGGFEFWRALPTRHCGEDVLAQLRVMARFGGCGLFPSGAYHAELPTTVRERDVDAPFVLAHLIDEAAHAIR, from the coding sequence ATGCAACCGATCCATGCTGCCGACATCACGTACTTCCACGATGCGGCGCTGCTCGCGCGCGTGGACGACGACTGCGGTGCGACCGTCGACGACGTCGGTCCCGCGTGGCGGCAGATCCATCGCAATCACGACTGCAATGCGTCGCTGTGGCGCCACGAGGACGAAGCGCGGCGCCGCGACGTGGCCGATCGCGCGATCGTCGAGAACAAGCGCGCGATCGATCGGCTGAACCAGCAGCGCAACGACGCGGTCGAGGCGCTCGACGAGGTGCTGCTCGCCGCGCTGCCGCCCGCGCACGCGGATGCGCGGCTCAACAGCGAAACGGCCGGTTCGATGATCGATCGGCTCTCGATCCTCGCGTTGAAGATCCATCACATGGGGTTGCAGCTCGCGCGGGACGACGTCGACGCCGCGCATCGCGCATCGTGCCGCGCGAAACTCGAACGCCTGCGCGAGCAGCGCACCGATCTCGCCGCGTGCCTCGATGCGCTGCTCGCCGACGCGGCGGCCGGCACGGCGCGCTTCAAGGTGTATCGGCAGTACAAGATGTACAACGATCCGGCGTTGAATCCGTATCTGGGCGGCCGCGTCGCGAACGACACGGCGGCCGCGAACGCGGGATCGGTCGCGGCGACTGCAGCATCGGCTGCAGCATCGGCCGAGGCGACACGTGACGATGCGGCCGAACCGGCCGCACCCGACGACCCGCCGCCGACACGGCCGACCGATGTTCCGCCCGACATGCCGCCGACGCCGCCGATGGACGTTCTGCCCGATGCGCCGCCGACGCCGCCGGGCCCGCCGCCAGGTCTGCCGCGCGGCGCGGCCGCCGACGCGAACCTAGCCGCGTCGCGCCACGCAGCGCACACCTCACACGACGCGCACGACGCGCACGACACGATCGACCGCCCATCGCCGACACAGACGGCATCGCACGCAGTCGACGTGCTGATTCCGACCTGCGACCGCCCGCACGCGCTCGCGCTGACGCTGACGACCGTCGCGCTGCAGACGCATCGGCCGTTGCGCGTCGTCGTCTCCGATCAATCGGCCGTCGCGGCTGCCGACGATGCGCTGCTGCGTGCCGCCGTGCGCTTCGCCGGCGCGCAGGGCGTCGACGTGCAGATCGAGCGCCACGTGCCGGCGATGGGGCTCGCCGAACAGCGCGCGTTCCTGCTGGCGCATGCGCGTGCGCCGCGCTGCCTGTACGTCGACGACGACGTGATTCTCGAAGCCGATCTCGTCGCGCGCCTCGTGCACGCGCTCGACACGCAGCGGTGCGGCTTCGTCGGCTCCGCGCTGCACGGGCTCAGCCATATCGACGACGTGCGCGCGCACCATCAGCAGGTCGAATTCTGGGACGGTCGCGTGAGACCCGAGGTGCTCGCGCCCGGCGGTCCCGAATGGGCGCGCCATCACCTGCACAGCGCAGCGAATCTGTATCACGCGCAATGCCGGCTGCGCGTGCCGCGCGACGCGTCGCGCGTGTACCGCGTCGCCTGGGTCGGCGGCTGCGTGCTGTTCGATACCGCGAAGCTGCGCGCGAGCGGCGGCTTCGAATTCTGGCGTGCGCTGCCGACGCGGCATTGCGGCGAAGATGTGCTGGCGCAACTGCGCGTGATGGCGCGCTTCGGCGGCTGCGGCCTGTTTCCGTCCGGCGCGTATCACGCGGAACTGCCGACGACCGTGCGCGAGCGCGACGTCGATGCGCCGTTCGTGCTCGCGCACCTGATCGACGAAGCCGCTCATGCGATCCGTTGA
- a CDS encoding SDR family oxidoreductase, producing the protein MSSDEISASRRKWMQGTTAGLVAGVAMPAVAQTGAPSAGDTAPRDPRPLYPHAPFPAQHQPWPGLAGRMTPRPDHGERSYRGSGRLAGRKALITGGDSGIGRAVAIAFAREGADVAIVYLPDEEPDAREVVQLIRSAGRTAVPLPVDIRSEAACNRLVEQAATALGGLDILVNNAARQQSHPSILDISTEQFDWTLRTNLYAMFWITRAAIPRMPAGAAIINTTSVNAYDPSANLLDYAMTKAAIANFTKGLAKQMIERGIRVNGVAPGPFWTPLQVSGGQTEQNVEKFGEQVPMGRPGQPAEIASIYVELASAQASYVTGQIYGASGGAGQP; encoded by the coding sequence ATGTCATCCGATGAAATTTCCGCATCGCGGCGCAAATGGATGCAGGGCACGACCGCAGGGCTCGTGGCCGGCGTCGCGATGCCCGCCGTCGCGCAGACGGGCGCCCCGTCCGCCGGCGATACCGCGCCGCGCGACCCGCGCCCGCTGTATCCGCACGCGCCGTTTCCGGCCCAGCATCAGCCGTGGCCGGGGCTCGCAGGCCGCATGACGCCGCGCCCCGATCACGGCGAGCGCAGCTATCGCGGCAGCGGCCGGCTGGCGGGCCGCAAGGCGCTGATCACGGGCGGCGACTCGGGCATCGGCCGCGCCGTCGCGATCGCGTTCGCGCGCGAAGGCGCGGACGTCGCGATCGTCTACCTGCCGGACGAGGAGCCCGATGCACGCGAAGTCGTGCAGCTGATCCGCAGTGCGGGGCGCACGGCGGTGCCGCTGCCGGTCGACATCCGCAGCGAGGCCGCGTGCAACCGGCTCGTCGAGCAGGCCGCCACCGCGCTCGGCGGGCTCGACATCCTCGTGAACAATGCGGCGCGCCAGCAGAGCCACCCGTCGATCCTCGACATCAGCACCGAGCAGTTCGACTGGACGCTGCGCACGAACCTGTACGCGATGTTCTGGATCACGCGCGCGGCGATCCCGCGGATGCCGGCCGGCGCGGCGATCATCAATACGACGTCGGTGAACGCGTACGATCCGTCCGCGAACCTGCTCGACTACGCGATGACGAAGGCCGCGATCGCGAATTTCACGAAGGGGCTGGCCAAGCAGATGATCGAGCGCGGGATACGCGTGAACGGCGTCGCGCCCGGGCCGTTCTGGACGCCGCTGCAGGTGAGCGGCGGGCAGACCGAGCAGAACGTCGAGAAGTTCGGCGAGCAGGTGCCGATGGGCCGGCCGGGACAGCCGGCCGAGATCGCGTCGATCTACGTCGAGCTCGCGTCGGCGCAGGCGAGCTACGTGACCGGTCAGATCTACGGCGCGTCGGGCGGCGCGGGGCAGCCGTGA
- a CDS encoding glycosyltransferase family 9 protein: MRSVDGHIGDVRSIAVVGPDALGDTMMTLPALRALRVAYRDACIVYVGLDWHASFFRDRPGPIDVVRVRPAAVDPGRPLPPDAPPVDRMFRVRADDPPFDVAVQLYGGGAQANPFTRALGARIAVGACAPGAPPLDRWTPYGRWQNRRLLALEIVSLAGATLWPAGPDLTVIERDRHAMRAALPPDIAKHLHELVVVQPSARDPRRRWSPRHFAAVADRLAARGLRIAVVGTTQEWPLVRAVLDAMHAPALDLAGALDIGGLAALLEHAALMLSNDTGPLHLAAALGTPCVGIFWFTNALQALPLAQGRCRAAVSARIVCPVCGEPNLTSRCAHDDSFVDDVTVDEVATLADEVLAERT, from the coding sequence ATGCGATCCGTTGACGGACATATCGGCGACGTCCGGTCGATCGCGGTGGTCGGCCCGGACGCGCTCGGCGACACGATGATGACGCTGCCGGCGCTGCGCGCCTTGCGCGTCGCCTACCGCGACGCGTGCATCGTCTACGTCGGGCTCGACTGGCATGCGTCGTTCTTCCGCGATCGGCCGGGCCCGATCGACGTGGTGCGCGTCCGGCCGGCCGCCGTCGATCCCGGCCGCCCGCTGCCGCCCGACGCCCCGCCCGTTGACCGAATGTTTCGCGTGCGTGCCGACGATCCGCCGTTCGATGTCGCGGTGCAGCTGTACGGCGGCGGCGCGCAGGCCAATCCGTTCACGCGCGCGCTCGGTGCGCGGATCGCCGTCGGCGCGTGCGCACCGGGCGCGCCGCCGCTCGATCGCTGGACGCCCTACGGCCGCTGGCAGAACCGGCGCCTGCTCGCGCTCGAAATCGTGAGCCTGGCCGGCGCGACGCTGTGGCCGGCCGGCCCCGACCTCACCGTGATCGAGCGCGACCGCCACGCGATGCGCGCGGCGCTGCCGCCCGACATCGCGAAGCATCTGCACGAGCTCGTCGTCGTGCAGCCGTCCGCACGCGATCCCCGCCGGCGCTGGTCGCCGCGGCATTTCGCGGCGGTCGCCGACCGGCTCGCGGCGCGCGGGCTGCGCATCGCGGTGGTCGGCACCACGCAGGAGTGGCCGCTCGTACGCGCGGTGCTCGACGCGATGCACGCGCCCGCGCTCGATCTGGCCGGCGCGCTCGACATCGGCGGCCTCGCGGCGCTGCTCGAACATGCGGCGCTGATGCTGTCGAACGACACGGGGCCGCTGCATCTCGCGGCCGCGCTCGGCACGCCCTGCGTGGGCATATTCTGGTTCACCAATGCGCTGCAGGCCTTGCCGCTCGCTCAGGGCCGCTGTCGCGCGGCGGTGTCGGCGCGCATCGTCTGCCCGGTCTGCGGCGAGCCGAACTTGACGTCGCGCTGCGCGCACGACGACAGCTTCGTCGACGACGTGACCGTCGACGAAGTCGCGACGCTCGCCGACGAAGTGCTCGCCGAGCGTACCTAG
- the hmpA gene encoding NO-inducible flavohemoprotein — MLTQQTKDIVKATAPVLAQHGYDIIQCFYRRLFDAHPELKNVFNMTHQQQGQQQQALARAVYAYAENIEDPGSLAAVLKNIANKHASLGVRPEHYPIVGEHLLGAIKETLGDAATDAIVSAWALAYGNLADLLAGMESGLYEQAATRVGGWTGWRTFIVRDKRPESSVITSFVLEPADGRPVANFEPGQYVSVAVDVPTLGLQQIRQYSLSDMPNGRTYRISVKREGGGPYPPGYVSCLLHDHVNVGDEVRLAAPYGCFHIDVDASTPIVLISGGVGLTPMISMLKRAIQDPKRQVVFVHGARNSGVHAMRDRLRETARTHTNFSLIVFYDDPLPQDLPGRDYDHAGLVDVNAIKDAILLPDADYYICGPVPFMRLQHDALKQLGIPEARIHYEVFGPDLFAE; from the coding sequence ATGCTGACGCAGCAAACGAAGGACATCGTCAAGGCAACGGCCCCCGTGCTGGCCCAACACGGCTACGACATCATCCAGTGCTTCTATCGGCGCCTGTTCGACGCGCATCCGGAACTGAAGAACGTGTTCAACATGACGCACCAGCAACAGGGCCAGCAGCAGCAGGCACTTGCGCGCGCGGTGTACGCGTATGCGGAAAACATCGAGGATCCCGGCAGCCTCGCGGCCGTGCTGAAGAACATCGCGAACAAGCACGCGAGTCTCGGCGTGCGGCCCGAACACTATCCGATCGTCGGCGAGCATCTGCTCGGCGCGATCAAGGAAACGCTCGGCGATGCGGCCACCGACGCGATCGTCTCCGCGTGGGCGCTGGCGTACGGCAACCTCGCCGATCTGCTCGCCGGGATGGAAAGCGGGCTGTACGAGCAGGCGGCGACGCGCGTCGGCGGCTGGACCGGCTGGCGGACCTTCATCGTCCGCGACAAGCGGCCGGAAAGCAGCGTGATCACGTCGTTCGTGCTGGAGCCGGCCGACGGCCGGCCGGTCGCCAATTTCGAGCCCGGTCAATACGTGAGCGTCGCGGTCGACGTGCCGACGCTCGGCCTGCAGCAGATCCGCCAGTACAGCCTGTCCGACATGCCGAACGGCCGCACGTACCGGATCTCGGTGAAACGCGAAGGCGGCGGCCCCTATCCGCCCGGCTATGTGTCGTGCCTGCTGCACGATCACGTGAACGTCGGCGACGAGGTCCGCCTCGCCGCGCCTTACGGCTGCTTCCATATCGACGTCGATGCGAGCACGCCGATCGTGCTGATCAGCGGCGGCGTGGGCCTCACGCCGATGATCAGCATGCTCAAGCGCGCGATCCAGGATCCGAAGCGGCAGGTCGTGTTCGTCCACGGCGCGCGCAACAGCGGCGTGCACGCGATGCGCGACCGGCTGCGCGAAACCGCGCGCACGCATACGAATTTCAGTCTGATCGTGTTCTACGACGATCCGCTTCCGCAAGACCTCCCCGGCCGCGACTACGACCATGCGGGCCTTGTCGACGTGAATGCGATCAAGGATGCGATCCTGCTGCCGGACGCCGACTACTACATCTGCGGGCCCGTGCCGTTCATGCGGCTGCAGCACGATGCGTTGAAGCAGCTCGGCATTCCGGAAGCGCGGATCCATTACGAGGTGTTCGGGCCGGATCTGTTCGCGGAATGA
- a CDS encoding DUF2934 domain-containing protein, whose protein sequence is MAAPRKARRTGSKRIDHREKMMDDRQNVKNGEREAQIRERAYRLWQDAGSPDGNAEAYWLMAERQLDAEGGATAATEPPLEQSAQRRIPGEPLQEDDSALSDELAHDRRRT, encoded by the coding sequence ATGGCGGCCCCGCGCAAGGCCCGGCGCACGGGCAGCAAACGCATCGATCATCGGGAGAAGATGATGGACGATCGGCAGAACGTGAAGAACGGCGAGAGGGAAGCGCAGATCAGGGAACGCGCGTACCGTCTCTGGCAGGACGCCGGCTCGCCGGACGGCAACGCGGAAGCGTACTGGCTGATGGCGGAGCGGCAGCTCGACGCGGAGGGCGGCGCGACGGCCGCGACCGAGCCGCCGCTCGAGCAGTCGGCGCAACGCCGGATTCCCGGCGAGCCGCTGCAGGAGGACGACAGCGCGCTGTCCGACGAGCTCGCGCACGACCGGCGGCGCACCTGA
- a CDS encoding hybrid sensor histidine kinase/response regulator, with product MVSPLEPAPSGADHFVQFYDSVEQLLPEVVAFAGEALRSGGSAIVIVRADRLADVVERLGALVAAIGEPARRRVFVSDAEALLARFMNGDMPDRDRFQRSVGAIVEAAIAAGRPVHAFGEMVAVLCARGQPDAALRLEALWNELIERHRFSLYCGYPHDAFPGAEQSTLFRHVCALHRRVLPAASLRNDERELHLTLALSQQRSRALGAEIRRREDAERQRNGVLMHAPLPIALLAGPEHRIVIANHRFSAMCGRTDIVGRPLAAVMPGADSPAVTRALDDARAHGVSTTIGEHRDRATPEGARVYRLHFNPQPQADGIGVIVSAVEVTEHVAAREKLQAANAERDRLLAELRDANHAKDQFLAVLGHELRNPLTPISLALELVRSREGHATPNEIAIIQRQLDHMVRLIDDLLDVSRITRGKIELKKEAVRLGDIVDRAVEVASPLLEQRRHRLHVDIDADVRCHGDPVRLSQVVANLLTNAAKYTAPGGDIGLHVARGDGDTIVIEVRDSGAGIPPDRLDSIFEPFFRLGGEPGRMDGGLGIGLALVKSFVMLHGGTVRADSAGPGLGSTFTVTLPEYRPPAVEADARELEHPPVAVPVGTRRRVLLVDDNEDAAATLAQWLRDAGHDVAVVHDPLSALGAFRSHEPDVAILDIGLPVMDGYELIRRLKAIETDKPCTFLALTGYGRIADRERCLEAGFRHHLVKPVDPATLHRAMDDSDPVHAPPLAPVASVASVAPVPAASPVPPLPQVDGQPEL from the coding sequence ATGGTTTCTCCGCTGGAACCGGCGCCGAGCGGCGCCGACCATTTCGTCCAGTTCTACGATTCCGTCGAGCAATTGCTGCCGGAGGTCGTCGCATTCGCGGGCGAAGCGCTGCGCAGCGGCGGCAGCGCGATCGTGATCGTGCGCGCCGACCGCCTCGCCGACGTCGTCGAGCGGCTCGGCGCGCTGGTCGCGGCGATCGGCGAGCCGGCACGCCGGCGCGTGTTCGTGTCGGACGCGGAAGCGCTGCTCGCGCGCTTCATGAACGGCGACATGCCCGATCGCGACCGTTTTCAGCGCTCGGTCGGCGCGATCGTCGAAGCCGCGATCGCCGCGGGCCGGCCGGTGCATGCGTTCGGCGAAATGGTCGCCGTGCTCTGCGCGCGCGGCCAGCCGGACGCCGCGCTGCGGCTCGAGGCGCTCTGGAACGAGCTGATCGAGCGGCACCGCTTCTCGCTCTATTGCGGCTATCCGCACGATGCGTTTCCGGGCGCCGAGCAATCGACGCTGTTTCGCCACGTCTGCGCGCTGCATCGGCGCGTGCTGCCGGCCGCGTCGCTGCGCAACGACGAGCGCGAGCTGCATTTGACGCTCGCGCTGTCGCAGCAGCGCTCGCGCGCACTCGGCGCCGAGATCCGCCGCCGCGAGGACGCCGAGCGCCAGCGCAACGGCGTGCTGATGCACGCGCCGCTGCCGATCGCGCTGCTCGCCGGCCCCGAACACCGCATCGTGATCGCGAACCACCGGTTTTCCGCGATGTGCGGACGCACCGACATCGTCGGCCGGCCGCTCGCCGCCGTGATGCCCGGCGCGGACTCGCCGGCCGTCACGCGCGCGCTCGACGATGCGCGCGCGCACGGCGTGTCGACGACGATCGGCGAACATCGCGACCGCGCGACGCCTGAGGGCGCGCGCGTCTATCGGCTGCACTTCAACCCGCAGCCGCAGGCAGACGGCATCGGCGTGATCGTCAGCGCGGTCGAAGTGACCGAGCACGTCGCCGCGCGCGAGAAGCTGCAGGCGGCCAACGCGGAGCGAGACCGGCTGCTCGCCGAGCTGCGCGACGCCAATCACGCGAAGGACCAGTTCCTCGCCGTGCTCGGCCACGAACTGCGCAATCCGCTGACGCCGATCTCGCTCGCGCTCGAGCTCGTGCGCAGCCGCGAAGGGCACGCGACGCCGAACGAGATCGCGATCATCCAGCGGCAGCTCGATCACATGGTGCGGCTGATCGACGATCTGCTCGACGTGTCGCGCATCACGCGCGGCAAGATCGAGCTGAAGAAGGAAGCCGTGCGGCTCGGCGACATCGTCGACCGCGCGGTCGAAGTCGCGAGCCCGCTGCTCGAACAGCGCCGCCATCGGCTGCACGTCGACATCGACGCGGACGTCCGCTGTCACGGCGATCCGGTGCGGCTGTCGCAGGTCGTCGCGAACCTGCTGACCAACGCGGCGAAGTACACGGCGCCGGGCGGCGACATCGGGCTGCACGTCGCGCGCGGCGACGGCGACACGATCGTCATCGAAGTGCGCGACAGCGGCGCGGGCATTCCGCCGGACCGGCTCGACAGCATCTTCGAACCGTTTTTCCGGCTCGGCGGCGAGCCGGGGCGCATGGACGGCGGCCTCGGCATCGGCCTCGCGCTCGTGAAGAGCTTCGTGATGCTGCATGGCGGGACCGTCCGCGCCGACAGTGCGGGCCCCGGTCTCGGCAGCACGTTCACGGTGACGCTGCCCGAATATCGGCCGCCTGCAGTCGAGGCCGACGCGCGCGAACTCGAACATCCGCCCGTCGCGGTGCCGGTCGGCACGCGCCGCCGCGTGCTGCTCGTCGACGACAACGAGGACGCGGCGGCGACGCTCGCGCAGTGGCTGCGCGACGCGGGGCACGACGTCGCGGTCGTGCACGACCCGCTGTCCGCGCTCGGCGCGTTCCGCTCGCACGAGCCCGACGTCGCGATCCTCGATATCGGGCTGCCGGTCATGGACGGCTACGAACTGATCCGGCGGCTGAAAGCGATCGAGACCGACAAGCCCTGCACGTTCCTCGCGCTGACCGGCTACGGCCGGATCGCCGATCGCGAACGCTGCCTCGAAGCGGGGTTCCGCCATCATCTCGTGAAGCCGGTCGATCCGGCCACGCTGCATCGCGCGATGGACGACAGCGACCCCGTGCATGCGCCGCCGCTGGCGCCCGTGGCATCCGTCGCATCCGTGGCGCCCGTGCCGGCCGCGTCGCCCGTTCCGCCGCTGCCGCAGGTCGACGGGCAGCCGGAACTGTGA